The following proteins are co-located in the Lacticaseibacillus paracasei subsp. paracasei genome:
- a CDS encoding helix-turn-helix domain-containing protein, which translates to MKRMAETLGSILKRARMARHLTQQVVADDICSQPMLSAIENGRYTPNADLLIALCQRLGIDLNSLQLADNYAVGTATQFNQTVEKLCNQHQYTDLLKFLKQDDVISAIQSDTQTQAYYYYLSVATFQASDSPDLAQIKQILKLALASAPESQSILTRLIQITLALVSALGRHADQATKWLAKATEQIDQTPFEPNVTVIYYLSALTQFNLGQDVKSAASAARGLEVAAAHDSHYLFANVYYLLAILAHRNDQADKQQLAEQRSVTFSELFKEPVYKPDH; encoded by the coding sequence ATGAAGCGTATGGCAGAAACATTAGGTAGCATCTTAAAACGAGCACGCATGGCCCGTCATTTGACCCAGCAAGTAGTAGCTGATGATATTTGCTCGCAGCCCATGCTTTCAGCTATAGAAAATGGCCGGTATACACCTAATGCGGACTTGCTAATTGCACTTTGTCAACGGCTCGGCATTGACCTTAACAGTTTGCAATTAGCAGATAACTACGCTGTCGGGACGGCGACACAGTTTAATCAGACAGTTGAAAAACTATGTAATCAGCATCAGTACACCGATTTGCTCAAATTTTTGAAACAAGATGATGTCATCAGTGCGATTCAATCAGATACCCAGACGCAAGCTTATTATTACTATTTGAGTGTCGCAACGTTTCAAGCATCAGATTCGCCAGACCTAGCGCAAATTAAGCAAATCCTAAAACTGGCATTAGCGAGCGCGCCTGAGAGCCAGTCGATCTTGACAAGACTCATTCAGATCACACTAGCGCTGGTTTCGGCATTAGGAAGACACGCTGATCAAGCTACAAAATGGCTGGCAAAAGCAACCGAGCAAATTGATCAAACACCTTTTGAGCCGAACGTGACAGTGATTTACTATCTCTCGGCATTGACCCAGTTTAACCTTGGACAAGATGTCAAAAGTGCAGCATCAGCTGCTCGTGGCCTTGAGGTAGCAGCCGCACACGATTCGCATTATTTGTTCGCTAATGTTTACTATTTGTTGGCCATTTTAGCGCACCGAAATGATCAGGCTGACAAACAACAGCTAGCTGAACAGCGGTCCGTTACTTTTTCGGAGCTGTTTAAGGAGCCTGTCTACAAACCGGATCATTAA
- a CDS encoding IS5 family transposase (programmed frameshift) — MPDYPSNISRAQFSLIQPDLENFRKHTRPRRYDLYDVFNAILYSLTTGCQWRELPHDFPEWHTVYRYYDMWRDKPDPTADSLLERLLKKPVASYRFAQGRSARTSFVVVDAQSVKTTDLTKNSGYDGGKKISGIKRHMAVDINGLPQAILVTRANVSDRSGALAMFSLASQNLELVQHVMVDGGYTGNDFADQVKLILNAKTTVAKRNELHMFTVLPQRWIVERSWSWLDKCRRLWKNCERVLNSSLQMVVLAFLKIVLKRY, encoded by the exons ATGCCAGATTATCCAAGCAATATTTCTCGAGCGCAATTTTCGTTAATACAACCTGATTTAGAAAACTTCCGCAAGCATACAAGACCGCGTCGTTATGATCTTTATGACGTGTTCAATGCCATCCTTTACTCGCTTACTACAGGGTGTCAATGGCGTGAATTACCGCACGATTTCCCGGAATGGCATACCGTCTACCGCTATTACGATATGTGGCGAGATAAACCAGACCCGACAGCTGATTCGCTATTAGAAAGGCTTTTAAAAAAAC CTGTCGCTTCCTATCGTTTTGCACAGGGCCGATCGGCCCGAACGTCGTTTGTGGTTGTTGATGCTCAAAGTGTTAAAACCACTGATTTAACGAAAAATAGTGGCTACGATGGCGGCAAAAAGATTTCAGGGATTAAGCGTCATATGGCGGTTGATATTAATGGTTTACCACAAGCCATTCTCGTGACACGAGCTAATGTATCAGATCGTTCAGGTGCATTGGCTATGTTTAGTTTGGCTAGCCAAAATTTAGAGCTGGTTCAGCATGTCATGGTTGATGGTGGCTACACTGGCAATGACTTTGCGGATCAGGTGAAGCTCATTTTGAATGCTAAGACAACGGTAGCTAAACGCAACGAGTTGCATATGTTCACGGTGTTACCGCAACGATGGATCGTTGAACGTTCATGGAGTTGGCTAGACAAATGTCGGCGACTTTGGAAAAACTGTGAACGTGTCCTTAACAGCAGTCTTCAAATGGTTGTATTGGCCTTCCTGAAGATAGTTCTTAAAAGATACTAG
- a CDS encoding HIT family protein, which yields MWQDNRIQAAIDGTNPMVMAELPGGFAVFGDVQFLPGYCVLLPKQNITDLNHLEEPARTLFLQSMDQLGDAVLAACHRVRVNYDILGNTDNFLHAHVFPRYKTESAERLAKPVWLYTPDHWHDPQYQYNPAKHDAIRQKITQFLLA from the coding sequence ATGTGGCAAGATAATCGTATCCAAGCAGCCATTGATGGTACCAATCCAATGGTCATGGCTGAGCTACCCGGCGGATTTGCGGTATTTGGTGATGTTCAATTTTTACCCGGTTACTGTGTGCTCCTTCCAAAACAGAATATTACCGATCTCAATCATCTCGAAGAGCCAGCAAGAACTTTATTCTTACAAAGCATGGATCAGTTAGGCGATGCGGTTTTGGCCGCTTGTCACCGGGTCCGAGTGAACTATGATATTTTAGGGAATACAGATAATTTTTTACATGCCCATGTGTTTCCACGATACAAAACGGAATCCGCGGAGCGACTTGCTAAACCTGTTTGGTTATACACCCCGGATCATTGGCACGATCCACAATATCAATACAACCCGGCCAAGCATGATGCGATTCGGCAAAAAATCACTCAGTTTCTTTTGGCATAA
- a CDS encoding N-acetylmuramoyl-L-alanine amidase yields the protein MKKIGQLKKWPLVVLVALLFGVGVATTSVMANTQYMTVKADTVNVRLGPGLAYSIMGQVKSGNELSIIGAKNSWYQVRLAGNKIGWVASWLVDQSEAATSQAKVATVNQPVNVREYASQNAKQLGSLNAGDSVKVVYQEGAWTQIAYNTTAAWITSSSVQLTGQTTNLAQPAQTALANEKSAPALKVTTNTMTNLRNAAGINAPSVEKLDKGTELTVSKQQDDWYAVTAPDGKTGYVASWTVSAPNDGQTQKAATKLSEATIVLDPGHGGSDTGAIANDGTDYEKTYTLKTANLVANSLRAAGANVIMTRTTDTFVDLAPRPNTANNAHADAFISFHFDSSPSKNSASGITTYYYDSKKDLALAKSVNSAFSGLPLENRGVAFGNFEVLRDNKQPAILNEMGYINNDKDFRQIKDPSYQSKIATDIVNGLNAYFKAGNHQ from the coding sequence ATGAAGAAAATTGGACAATTAAAAAAATGGCCGCTGGTCGTTCTGGTGGCGCTACTTTTCGGCGTTGGTGTTGCCACAACCAGTGTAATGGCCAACACACAATACATGACTGTCAAGGCAGATACCGTCAACGTGCGGTTAGGTCCTGGTTTGGCATATTCAATTATGGGACAAGTGAAATCCGGTAATGAACTGTCGATTATCGGTGCGAAAAACTCCTGGTATCAAGTCCGACTAGCTGGTAATAAAATCGGCTGGGTTGCCTCTTGGTTGGTGGATCAAAGTGAGGCAGCAACTTCACAGGCCAAAGTGGCAACGGTTAATCAACCGGTTAACGTCCGTGAATATGCCAGTCAAAATGCAAAACAACTAGGTTCGCTAAATGCCGGCGACAGCGTCAAGGTCGTTTATCAAGAAGGCGCTTGGACTCAGATTGCGTACAACACCACGGCTGCATGGATCACCAGCAGCAGCGTTCAGTTAACCGGCCAAACCACCAATTTAGCCCAGCCTGCGCAAACGGCGTTGGCAAACGAGAAAAGTGCGCCGGCGTTGAAGGTAACAACCAATACGATGACCAACCTTCGCAATGCCGCCGGTATCAATGCGCCTTCGGTTGAAAAGCTAGACAAAGGCACCGAACTGACGGTCTCTAAGCAACAAGATGATTGGTATGCGGTCACGGCACCAGATGGCAAAACTGGCTACGTTGCGAGCTGGACCGTCAGCGCACCAAATGACGGGCAAACGCAAAAAGCCGCTACAAAACTGTCAGAGGCTACGATTGTCCTTGACCCAGGTCACGGCGGCTCCGACACTGGTGCGATTGCCAATGATGGCACCGACTATGAAAAAACATACACGCTTAAGACGGCCAATTTAGTTGCTAACTCTTTACGCGCGGCTGGTGCCAATGTCATTATGACCCGTACAACGGATACTTTCGTTGATTTAGCACCTCGACCAAATACTGCCAACAATGCTCACGCGGATGCTTTCATCTCTTTCCATTTTGACTCCAGTCCATCCAAGAATTCAGCATCTGGGATCACCACCTATTACTACGACAGCAAAAAAGACCTTGCCTTGGCCAAGTCCGTCAACAGTGCTTTCAGCGGCCTTCCGCTGGAAAACCGCGGTGTCGCCTTTGGTAATTTCGAAGTCCTGCGTGATAATAAACAACCTGCTATTCTGAACGAGATGGGTTACATCAACAACGATAAAGATTTCCGTCAAATCAAAGATCCGAGCTATCAGTCCAAGATTGCTACCGATATTGTAAATGGCCTAAACGCCTACTTTAAGGCAGGCAATCATCAGTGA
- a CDS encoding HAD family hydrolase — protein MLVNAIWDFDGTLYDSYPGMMKALGALVTDNGGHFDLAALYRTTKETSIKQFLTTFGAQIGRSVTDLEADYHHRAAAYLQDIKPYPTALAVLRAIKSQGGNNLLLTHRDHSAWKILAKDHAADLFLGGVDADLDLPRKPAPDSIQYLLKRFQLNPAVTAMIGDRSLDVDAGINAGVKTIYFNVDGLNAAPQADFQVDHLEEIPPLFRV, from the coding sequence ATGCTAGTCAATGCCATCTGGGATTTTGACGGGACCTTGTATGATTCCTACCCGGGGATGATGAAAGCGTTAGGTGCTTTGGTGACAGACAACGGTGGTCACTTTGATTTAGCCGCTTTGTATCGAACAACCAAAGAGACTTCAATCAAACAATTTTTGACGACATTTGGGGCACAGATCGGCCGCAGTGTGACCGATTTGGAGGCTGATTACCACCATCGGGCTGCGGCTTATTTGCAGGATATCAAACCTTACCCGACTGCCTTAGCTGTTTTGCGAGCGATCAAGTCGCAAGGCGGGAATAATCTTTTGTTGACGCACCGCGACCACAGTGCTTGGAAAATATTGGCCAAGGATCATGCTGCTGATTTGTTTTTGGGTGGCGTGGATGCCGATTTAGATTTGCCACGCAAGCCGGCACCAGATTCAATTCAGTATCTGCTCAAACGATTTCAGCTAAATCCGGCTGTCACAGCGATGATTGGTGATCGCTCATTGGATGTTGACGCTGGCATTAACGCTGGCGTCAAAACGATCTACTTTAACGTTGACGGCTTGAACGCCGCACCGCAAGCTGATTTTCAGGTGGATCATCTGGAAGAGATCCCGCCATTATTCCGCGTTTAA
- the dtd gene encoding D-aminoacyl-tRNA deacylase has product MRAVVQRSLEAKVTIEGNTVGTIDHGFVVLLGVGPTDTEADSDYLAEKISKLRVFSDPVGKMNLALADVGGQVLSISQFTLYADTHRGNRPSFTGAADPALGDRLYQAFNAKLKALGVPVATGEFGGDMQVSLTNDGPVTILFDTEAK; this is encoded by the coding sequence ATGCGCGCAGTGGTACAACGAAGTCTTGAAGCAAAAGTGACAATTGAAGGCAATACAGTCGGCACAATTGACCACGGGTTTGTGGTTTTACTCGGTGTCGGACCAACTGATACGGAAGCCGACAGTGATTATTTGGCCGAAAAAATTAGCAAGCTACGGGTGTTCAGTGATCCAGTCGGCAAAATGAACTTGGCTTTAGCTGATGTAGGTGGCCAAGTGCTATCGATTTCGCAGTTCACGTTGTATGCTGACACTCACCGCGGCAATCGGCCGAGTTTTACTGGAGCTGCTGATCCGGCATTAGGTGATCGTTTGTATCAAGCCTTCAATGCCAAACTCAAAGCTTTAGGTGTGCCTGTTGCAACTGGTGAGTTCGGTGGCGATATGCAGGTGAGCCTGACAAATGACGGGCCAGTTACGATTTTATTTGATACGGAGGCGAAATGA
- a CDS encoding RelA/SpoT family protein, producing the protein MAEEVELTQPDVMKLCKAYMNPEHLAFVEKAYKFAAYVHKDQVRKSGEPYIIHPIQVAGILAELKMDPATVASGYLHDVVEDTNITLGDIEEVFGHDVAVIVDGVTKLSKVTYVAHKDELAENHRKMLLAMAKDLRVIMVKLADRLHNMRTLQHLRPDKQRRIANETLEIYAPLADRLGISTIKWELEDLSLRYLNPQQYYRIAHLMNSKRTEREAYIQEAIDEIEKALADLHIKYEIYGRPKHIYSIYKKMRDKHKQFDELYDLLAIRVITETIKDCYAVLGAIHTKWKPMPGRFKDYIAMPKANLYQSIHTTVIGPMGKPLEVQIRTEEMHHVAEYGVAAHWAYKEGQTSKVEYDKTGKKLDIFREILELQDETSDAADFMESVKGDIFTDRVYVFTPKGDVYELPKGSNPLDFGYLVHTEVGNHTVGAKVNGKIVPLNYVLKNGDIVEMLTASGSAPSRDWIKLVFTSRARNKIKRYFKQADKSENAEKGRDMLERELLDEGYVPKDFLTKENMTGLMQRLNFQTVDELMSSIGYGEYTPKVIANRLTEKFRHDKAEKDRKAKEAEILSKNQKVTTVSSDKHQQPQTHSEDGVVIEGVDNLLVHLAKCCMPVPGDAIVGYVTKGRGVTVHRADCPNVQSSGEMAGRLIDVRWENEEAQKQLFDTDLEIYGYNRSGLLSDVLQVLNAQTKALNNINGRVDHDKMADIHVTVGVRNLAHLDKLMDAVKNVPDIYEVKRANG; encoded by the coding sequence ATGGCCGAAGAAGTTGAACTCACCCAACCGGATGTCATGAAGTTGTGTAAAGCTTACATGAACCCTGAACACTTGGCATTCGTCGAAAAGGCCTACAAGTTTGCCGCATATGTTCATAAGGATCAGGTTCGCAAATCTGGCGAGCCGTACATTATCCATCCCATTCAGGTGGCAGGGATTCTCGCTGAATTAAAAATGGATCCAGCAACAGTCGCATCTGGCTATTTGCATGATGTCGTCGAAGATACCAATATTACTTTGGGCGATATTGAAGAAGTGTTTGGTCATGATGTTGCCGTCATTGTGGATGGCGTCACCAAGTTAAGCAAAGTGACCTATGTTGCCCATAAAGATGAGCTGGCAGAAAACCATCGAAAAATGTTGCTGGCAATGGCCAAGGATCTACGGGTCATTATGGTGAAGCTGGCTGATCGGCTGCACAATATGCGGACGCTGCAACATTTGCGGCCTGATAAGCAACGACGAATTGCCAACGAAACATTGGAGATTTACGCACCCTTGGCTGATCGTTTAGGGATCAGTACCATCAAATGGGAACTCGAAGATCTATCGTTGCGATATCTCAATCCGCAACAGTACTATCGCATTGCCCACTTGATGAATAGTAAGCGGACTGAACGTGAAGCTTATATTCAGGAAGCCATCGATGAAATCGAAAAGGCCTTGGCTGATTTACACATCAAATATGAGATTTACGGTCGGCCAAAGCACATCTATTCAATTTACAAAAAAATGCGCGACAAGCATAAGCAGTTCGATGAACTCTATGATTTGTTGGCCATTCGGGTGATTACCGAGACGATCAAAGACTGTTATGCGGTTCTTGGCGCCATTCATACTAAGTGGAAGCCGATGCCTGGGCGATTCAAGGATTATATTGCGATGCCCAAGGCAAACTTGTATCAAAGTATTCATACCACGGTGATTGGACCGATGGGTAAGCCGCTTGAAGTTCAGATTCGCACCGAAGAAATGCACCATGTGGCTGAATATGGTGTTGCGGCACATTGGGCTTATAAAGAAGGCCAGACCAGCAAGGTTGAGTACGATAAGACCGGTAAGAAACTCGACATTTTCCGTGAAATTCTGGAGCTTCAAGATGAAACCAGCGATGCTGCCGATTTTATGGAAAGTGTCAAAGGCGATATCTTCACGGATCGGGTTTACGTTTTCACGCCTAAAGGTGACGTCTATGAGCTGCCTAAGGGGAGTAATCCGTTAGATTTTGGCTACCTTGTGCACACAGAGGTTGGTAATCACACGGTCGGCGCTAAGGTCAATGGCAAAATCGTACCGCTGAATTATGTTTTGAAAAACGGCGACATTGTCGAGATGTTAACGGCTAGTGGCAGTGCGCCAAGCCGCGACTGGATCAAACTGGTCTTCACTTCACGGGCTCGCAATAAAATCAAGCGCTATTTTAAACAGGCTGATAAAAGCGAGAATGCTGAAAAAGGCCGTGATATGCTGGAACGTGAACTTTTGGACGAAGGTTACGTGCCAAAAGATTTCTTGACCAAGGAAAATATGACAGGCTTGATGCAGCGCCTCAATTTTCAAACGGTTGATGAATTGATGAGTTCAATTGGTTACGGCGAATATACCCCGAAAGTCATCGCCAATCGTTTGACGGAGAAATTCCGGCATGACAAGGCTGAAAAAGACCGGAAGGCTAAAGAAGCCGAAATTCTGTCCAAGAATCAAAAGGTTACGACGGTTTCAAGCGACAAACATCAGCAGCCACAAACCCATTCTGAAGATGGCGTTGTCATCGAAGGAGTGGATAACCTGTTGGTGCATCTTGCGAAGTGTTGCATGCCTGTCCCTGGTGACGCGATCGTTGGCTATGTCACAAAGGGTCGCGGGGTCACCGTGCATCGCGCCGATTGCCCGAATGTGCAAAGTTCCGGTGAAATGGCCGGCCGGTTGATTGATGTCCGCTGGGAGAATGAAGAAGCCCAAAAGCAGCTTTTTGATACTGACTTGGAAATCTACGGTTATAATCGCAGCGGTTTACTGAGTGATGTGTTGCAGGTTCTAAATGCCCAGACCAAGGCGTTAAACAACATTAACGGCCGGGTTGACCATGACAAAATGGCTGACATTCACGTGACAGTGGGGGTACGCAATCTTGCTCATTTGGATAAATTGATGGATGCAGTCAAAAATGTGCCGGATATTTATGAAGTAAAGCGCGCCAATGGCTGA
- a CDS encoding RsmE family RNA methyltransferase has protein sequence MQRYFTDQKLKTGDVVQLDATIAKHAIKVLRQDIGDRFELVDPMHHAYLAIIQQSSPLQVAIDEDITKKVELPLAVEVVCGVSKGDKSEWIVQKATELGADKIGFFNAQWGTARWPAERVVKKIARLQEIAKNAAEQSHRNQVPDVTMYAKLNQVGQTAEAKLVAYEESAKQGEHGALISALSPRPASLCVVFGPEGGLAPEELSVLTGQGFIAAGLGPRILRAETAPLYLLSAVSVLTELQATSI, from the coding sequence ATGCAGCGGTATTTTACCGATCAAAAACTTAAAACCGGTGACGTTGTTCAGTTAGATGCGACCATTGCCAAACATGCGATCAAAGTGCTGCGTCAGGATATTGGTGATCGGTTCGAACTCGTTGACCCCATGCACCACGCATATTTGGCAATCATTCAGCAGTCGTCGCCGCTACAGGTCGCGATTGATGAAGACATAACTAAAAAAGTTGAACTGCCACTGGCTGTGGAAGTTGTCTGTGGTGTCAGCAAAGGGGACAAATCAGAATGGATCGTTCAAAAAGCTACTGAGCTGGGTGCCGACAAAATCGGTTTTTTCAATGCCCAGTGGGGAACGGCACGGTGGCCGGCGGAACGGGTTGTTAAAAAAATCGCCCGTTTACAGGAAATTGCTAAAAATGCTGCCGAACAAAGTCATCGAAACCAGGTTCCAGATGTGACGATGTATGCTAAGCTAAATCAGGTAGGGCAGACTGCCGAGGCGAAATTGGTCGCTTATGAGGAAAGTGCCAAACAAGGTGAGCATGGTGCCTTAATCTCGGCGCTATCGCCTCGGCCTGCTTCGTTGTGTGTGGTTTTTGGTCCAGAAGGCGGCCTTGCACCAGAAGAATTATCAGTTTTAACGGGGCAGGGGTTTATTGCTGCAGGATTAGGGCCGCGCATTTTACGTGCAGAAACTGCACCGCTTTACTTGCTTAGTGCCGTGTCGGTTTTAACAGAATTACAAGCAACATCTATATAA
- the prmA gene encoding 50S ribosomal protein L11 methyltransferase has translation MNDWTALTVTTTTEAIEAVSNILMEAGAVGIQIKDAADFKKETVDAHGTWFDPKTVPHLASGAQVIGYFDPATSLVEQRDHIATRVRGLAQFGLDPGAATVTLADVRQADWANVWKQYYHPLRVSRFLTIVPKWEHYTPQQAGELQLTLDPGMAFGTGTHPTTQLMLSLLESVIRGGETMIDVGTGSGILAIAAERLGVGDILATDVDEIAVRNAEANIKLNPVSHITVIANDLLKGITLSADLIVANILAEVLVPLIPQVRPRLKAHGHFLLAGIIANKATLIIRTLEDNGFSIAQRREAGGWVALDAVIKETA, from the coding sequence ATGAATGATTGGACAGCGTTAACGGTCACAACCACCACTGAAGCCATTGAGGCGGTCAGCAATATTTTAATGGAGGCAGGGGCGGTTGGGATTCAAATCAAAGACGCCGCTGATTTCAAAAAAGAAACCGTGGATGCTCACGGTACCTGGTTTGACCCGAAAACGGTGCCGCATTTGGCCTCCGGAGCACAAGTGATTGGGTATTTTGATCCAGCAACATCACTTGTTGAACAACGCGATCATATTGCAACGCGGGTCCGCGGGCTTGCTCAATTCGGCCTGGATCCTGGTGCTGCAACCGTCACCTTGGCAGATGTCAGGCAGGCGGATTGGGCAAATGTCTGGAAACAGTATTACCATCCCTTACGCGTTTCGCGATTTTTGACCATCGTACCCAAGTGGGAGCATTATACGCCGCAACAAGCAGGCGAATTGCAGTTGACACTTGATCCCGGTATGGCCTTTGGCACCGGCACACACCCGACGACCCAGCTGATGCTTTCGTTATTGGAGTCCGTGATCCGCGGTGGTGAAACCATGATTGATGTCGGCACTGGCTCAGGTATTTTAGCGATTGCGGCTGAACGGCTTGGTGTCGGTGACATTTTGGCGACCGATGTGGACGAAATTGCCGTTAGAAATGCTGAGGCTAATATCAAGCTAAATCCTGTTAGCCACATTACTGTCATCGCGAATGACTTGTTGAAGGGCATTACCTTGTCAGCCGATTTGATTGTTGCCAACATTTTGGCCGAAGTGCTGGTGCCGCTGATTCCGCAAGTGCGACCACGATTAAAAGCTCATGGGCACTTCTTGCTTGCTGGCATTATTGCCAACAAGGCGACGTTAATTATTCGGACTTTAGAAGATAATGGCTTTTCAATTGCTCAGCGGCGCGAAGCCGGTGGTTGGGTCGCATTAGACGCAGTGATTAAAGAAACAGCGTGA
- a CDS encoding DUF3013 family protein, which produces MSQINMLDAIGDKMDALDFDGDLSLNWDKDAHVIELEITMTVQSESGIEVEDQSGETVDNGPVEYQDAILFYDETRLHGEDYADDYLAVFGFNGKKGIDKATVDALFIYLQDFLDDSESDLMDFVDGTSDDDTFVLNFDDAAFERILAEQPEEDNRVFLPYPKY; this is translated from the coding sequence ATGAGCCAAATCAATATGTTAGATGCAATTGGTGACAAAATGGATGCGCTGGATTTCGATGGTGATTTAAGTCTAAACTGGGATAAAGATGCCCATGTGATTGAACTTGAAATCACGATGACAGTACAAAGCGAGTCTGGTATCGAGGTTGAAGATCAATCTGGTGAGACCGTTGACAATGGGCCAGTTGAATATCAAGATGCCATTTTATTTTATGATGAAACCCGGCTGCACGGTGAAGACTATGCAGATGATTATTTAGCTGTTTTCGGGTTTAATGGTAAGAAGGGCATTGATAAAGCCACAGTGGATGCTTTGTTTATCTATCTGCAGGATTTTTTAGACGATAGCGAAAGTGACCTCATGGATTTTGTCGACGGCACGTCTGACGATGATACTTTCGTCTTGAATTTTGACGATGCGGCATTTGAACGGATTCTGGCGGAACAGCCGGAGGAGGATAACCGCGTCTTTTTACCCTATCCCAAGTACTAG
- a CDS encoding DNA-3-methyladenine glycosylase: MMIPWLVTQPTIQSAQQLLGMQLSLAGCSGLIVETEAYLGVEDKAAHAFGGRKTPRNHSLYLPAGNVYVYQMRQYCLLNIVTRTAEVPECILIRALEPQAGMAKMQQRRHQEGVGLTNGPGKLCQALAIDRALDGSRLNAGGLQLTATTFQPRHITIGPRIGIPNKEPWTSAPLRFSVQGNPFVSGTARRD, from the coding sequence ATGATGATACCATGGTTAGTAACCCAGCCAACAATTCAATCTGCGCAGCAATTGCTAGGTATGCAACTGAGTCTGGCTGGCTGCAGTGGTTTGATTGTTGAGACTGAGGCGTATTTAGGTGTAGAGGATAAAGCCGCGCATGCGTTTGGCGGTCGAAAAACACCGCGTAATCACAGTCTGTATTTACCGGCGGGCAACGTTTATGTTTATCAAATGCGCCAGTACTGCTTATTGAATATTGTGACGCGAACTGCGGAGGTGCCGGAGTGTATCTTGATTCGGGCACTGGAGCCGCAAGCTGGTATGGCGAAAATGCAGCAACGTCGGCACCAAGAAGGCGTTGGGTTGACCAATGGCCCGGGCAAGCTTTGTCAGGCATTGGCAATTGACCGTGCGCTTGACGGCAGTCGATTAAACGCTGGCGGCTTGCAGCTGACGGCGACAACATTTCAGCCGCGTCACATCACGATAGGACCGCGCATTGGCATTCCAAACAAAGAACCTTGGACAAGCGCACCTTTGCGTTTTTCCGTTCAGGGGAATCCGTTTGTATCAGGCACAGCTCGGCGAGATTAG
- a CDS encoding YxeA family protein — protein sequence MKKAFGVVFLLVVIVLGFFGYQYWNSTYNGVESYAKVTQGTKHASKNNDGSPYKVNGKQYYYYDYEFTWVTKDGQKREVGYESGESANPTELQPGSYVKATVSEKRVIKGPEVVNKNAIPASVLSKLEKRELAKKNEAGSL from the coding sequence ATGAAAAAAGCATTCGGCGTTGTGTTCTTATTGGTCGTCATTGTCTTGGGCTTTTTCGGCTATCAGTATTGGAACAGCACCTATAATGGCGTTGAATCCTATGCAAAGGTGACACAAGGAACCAAGCATGCGTCCAAAAATAATGATGGCTCCCCTTATAAAGTTAATGGTAAACAGTATTACTATTATGATTATGAGTTCACTTGGGTGACAAAGGATGGTCAAAAACGCGAAGTTGGATATGAGTCTGGCGAATCTGCAAATCCAACTGAACTACAGCCTGGCTCTTATGTGAAAGCAACTGTTTCCGAGAAACGGGTTATCAAAGGCCCAGAAGTCGTGAATAAAAATGCGATCCCTGCCTCAGTGCTTTCTAAGCTTGAGAAACGGGAACTGGCAAAAAAGAACGAAGCAGGCTCATTATGA
- a CDS encoding NAD(P)H-dependent oxidoreductase, translating into MTKILIVYCHPYAKSFNHAILEAVEHNFDHHQVSYTVIDLYQDQFVPSYDVAELRLFHAGKTHDPLVQKYLRLLQRADGLVIISPVWWNDIPAMLKGFIDKVMKEGPGLSHIVTKTGVKGLLTNLQHAYVLTTSTSPTFYLRLFCGNALNGVFVHHTLKQIGVQHAYWYNFGGITKSTLKKRQRYLQQVAEKSFRF; encoded by the coding sequence ATGACTAAAATTCTGATTGTTTATTGTCATCCATATGCAAAAAGCTTTAATCATGCAATTTTGGAAGCAGTCGAACATAATTTTGATCACCATCAAGTGTCCTATACGGTTATTGATCTTTATCAAGACCAATTTGTTCCTAGTTATGATGTGGCAGAACTTCGCTTGTTTCATGCTGGTAAAACCCATGATCCGCTCGTTCAGAAATATTTGCGACTCTTACAAAGGGCAGATGGTTTAGTCATCATTTCGCCAGTTTGGTGGAATGATATTCCAGCAATGTTGAAGGGGTTCATTGATAAAGTGATGAAAGAAGGCCCGGGATTAAGTCATATTGTGACTAAAACCGGCGTGAAAGGTTTACTGACTAACTTACAACATGCTTACGTTCTCACGACTTCGACTTCGCCAACATTTTACCTTCGATTATTTTGCGGCAATGCGCTGAATGGTGTTTTTGTGCATCACACACTCAAACAAATCGGGGTGCAACACGCCTACTGGTATAATTTTGGCGGCATAACAAAGTCTACTTTGAAAAAACGGCAGCGATATTTACAACAAGTAGCCGAAAAGAGCTTTCGTTTTTAG